The Bacillota bacterium sequence GCGGCGGGGTCGGTGGGCGGCCGATACGTTGGTGCCCGTCGCGCTCTTCCTCAACAGCGTGCCGTACTTCTGGTTCGCACTGGTCGTGCTGTACGTGTTTGCGTTCGTGCTGGGGTGGTTTCCGCTGGGCGCCGCCTACTCCGTCGGGGAGAGCCAAAGCAGCTTTGAGTTCGTCCGTTCTGTGATACGGCACGGCTTCCTCCCGTTCGCGACCATCGTCGTCACGGCCATGGGCGGGTGGCTTCTGACCATCCGCAACAACATGGTGAGCGTGCTGGCCGAGGAGTACATCACCTTTGCACGGGCCAAGGGCCTTCCGAGCCGTACCGTTGAATACCGATACGCCGCGCGCAATGCCATCCTGCCCAGTTTCACGGCCTTCTCCATGGCCATCGGCTTCGTGGTGGGCGGAGCGCTCCTGACCGAGATGGTCTTCGCTTACCCGGGTGTGGGCTTTGTCCTCTATCAAGCCGTCACCAGCCTGGACTACCCCCTTATGCAGGCCATCTTTCTCTTCATCTCGCTGGCCGTGCTGGTGGCCAACTTCCTGGCCGACCTGACGCTCGCGTTCCTCGACCCGAGGGTGCGAGCAGGGGGCAGCGGACAGTGAGCACGCTTAGCGCCATCCTGCACAACCCGAAGGCGCTGGTGGGGGCCAGCATCCTCGGGGCGTTCGCGCTGGTCGCAGTGCTGGCGCCGGTCATTGCGCCGGCATCACCGACCGCCATGGACTTTATGCCGTCGGAACCGCCGAGCTGGAAGCACCCGTTGGGTACCACGGCGTTGGGGCAGGACATCCTGTCGCAGGTCATCTGGGGGACGCGGCTGTCGCTGGTGGTCGGCGTCGTGACCGGCGGGGTGACGACGGTGCTTTCCACCGTGATCGGGCTGGCCGCGGGCTACTTCGGAGGCCTGGTCGACGAAGTCCTGTCGGCGATCACTAACATCTTCCTGGTCCTCCCGGGCTTGCCGTTGATGATTGTGGTAGCGGCTTACATCACCGT is a genomic window containing:
- a CDS encoding ABC transporter permease, with translation CIEPIAVVSVGYLIRRLGFFALTAWAALTINFVLPRLMPGNPAQVMIAKFQGKLSTQALRALEIAFGLNVRQSLWDQYIDYWRRLLKGDLGVSLTYYPTPVNEILRQSIPWTLGLVGAATVVAFGVGTLLGIHSAWRRGRWAADTLVPVALFLNSVPYFWFALVVLYVFAFVLGWFPLGAAYSVGESQSSFEFVRSVIRHGFLPFATIVVTAMGGWLLTIRNNMVSVLAEEYITFARAKGLPSRTVEYRYAARNAILPSFTAFSMAIGFVVGGALLTEMVFAYPGVGFVLYQAVTSLDYPLMQAIFLFISLAVLVANFLADLTLAFLDPRVRAGGSGQ